The Gemmatimonadales bacterium genome window below encodes:
- the murJ gene encoding murein biosynthesis integral membrane protein MurJ translates to MVAAGIFLSRILGLVRQRALAHFLGNSSVADAFTAAFRIPNLLQNLFGEGALSASFIPVYAGLLADKDHDEADRVAGAVGALLAVVVAGIVVLGILTAPVLVTLIAPGFAGEKRDLTIQLVRILFPGAGLLVLSAWCLGILNSHRKFFLSYAAPVAWNLAIIGTLLVLGPKRSMAELAVAAAWASVAGSLLQVLVQWPTVRRVAPALRLRLTTTTAHVRTVIGNFVPAFVGRGVVQVSAFIDSLLATLLPTGAVAAIGYAQTIYLMPVSLFGMAISAAELPAMSGARGTAEEIGAYLRARLDAGLRRVAFLVVPSAMAFLALGHVIVSALYQTGEFGRQDSLYVWGILAGSAVGLLASTMGRLYASAFYALRDTRTPLRFAVIRVALTGAFGWFAALHLPGLLVVGPQWGAAGLTASAGVAGWVEFLLLRRGLQRRVGPTGLPAGLLPRLWSAAAAGAAIGWAALRYLPDWHPVPLAVVVLGGYGVTYLLAARLLGVQEARNLLVRR, encoded by the coding sequence ATGGTGGCCGCGGGGATCTTCCTGAGCAGGATCCTCGGGTTGGTGCGGCAGCGCGCCCTGGCGCACTTCCTCGGCAACTCCAGCGTGGCGGACGCCTTCACGGCGGCCTTCCGGATTCCCAATCTCCTCCAGAACCTCTTTGGCGAAGGCGCCCTCTCGGCGTCGTTCATTCCCGTCTACGCGGGATTGCTCGCCGACAAGGATCACGACGAGGCGGACCGCGTCGCGGGGGCGGTCGGCGCACTGCTCGCCGTCGTCGTCGCAGGCATCGTGGTGCTGGGCATCCTCACCGCGCCGGTCCTGGTCACCCTCATCGCGCCCGGGTTTGCCGGCGAGAAGCGCGACCTGACCATCCAGCTCGTGCGCATCCTCTTCCCCGGCGCCGGCCTCCTGGTGCTCTCCGCCTGGTGCCTCGGCATTCTCAACAGTCACCGGAAGTTCTTTCTCAGCTACGCCGCCCCGGTCGCCTGGAACCTCGCCATTATCGGCACCCTGCTCGTGCTCGGCCCGAAGCGGAGCATGGCCGAGCTGGCCGTGGCCGCCGCGTGGGCCAGCGTGGCCGGCAGCCTCCTCCAGGTCCTGGTCCAGTGGCCGACGGTGCGGCGGGTGGCGCCCGCGCTTCGCCTGCGGCTGACCACGACGACGGCCCACGTGCGGACCGTGATCGGCAATTTTGTCCCGGCATTCGTCGGGCGCGGCGTCGTGCAGGTGAGCGCGTTCATCGACTCACTGCTCGCCACCCTCCTGCCGACCGGCGCCGTGGCCGCCATCGGGTATGCGCAGACCATCTACCTGATGCCGGTGAGTCTCTTCGGGATGGCCATCTCAGCCGCCGAACTCCCCGCCATGTCCGGCGCCCGGGGGACTGCAGAGGAGATCGGGGCCTATCTTCGCGCGCGACTCGACGCCGGTCTCCGGCGCGTCGCGTTCCTGGTGGTCCCCTCGGCGATGGCGTTTCTGGCGCTCGGGCACGTGATCGTGAGCGCGCTCTACCAGACCGGTGAATTCGGACGCCAGGATTCGCTGTATGTCTGGGGCATCCTGGCCGGCTCGGCCGTGGGATTGCTCGCCTCGACCATGGGGCGTCTCTACGCCTCCGCCTTCTACGCCCTTCGGGATACGCGCACACCGCTGCGCTTCGCGGTTATCCGGGTGGCGCTCACCGGCGCGTTCGGGTGGTTTGCGGCGCTCCACCTTCCGGGACTCCTCGTGGTCGGGCCCCAGTGGGGCGCTGCCGGCCTGACCGCCTCCGCGGGGGTGGCAGGGTGGGTCGAGTTCCTCCTGCTGCGACGCGGCCTGCAGCGCCGCGTGGGACCCACCGGCCTCCCGGCCGGCCTGCTCCCACGGCTCTGGTCCGCCGCCGCCGCGGGAGCCGCGATCGGGTGGGCGGCGCTCCGGTACCTCCCCGACTGGCACCCGGTGCCGCTCGCGGTCGTGGTGCTCGGCGGGTACGGGGTGACCTATCTGCTGGCCGCGCGCCTCCTCGGCGTGCAGGAGGCGCGCAACCTGCTGGTGCGGCGATGA
- the rlmH gene encoding 23S rRNA (pseudouridine(1915)-N(3))-methyltransferase RlmH: MELWLVAVGKLRPAFREACDDYLRRLGRRAKVHEVEVREAARAPTRAVQQAEEAGRLRAKLPPRARVIVLAREGTQWTSADLARRVGQWETEGRPLAFLIGGSTGLDPDLVAGADARWSLGALTLPHELARVVVVEQLYRAGTILRGEPYHKGR; the protein is encoded by the coding sequence GTGGAGCTCTGGCTGGTTGCGGTGGGCAAGCTGCGGCCCGCCTTCCGGGAGGCCTGTGACGATTACCTCCGCCGCCTCGGACGGCGCGCGAAGGTGCATGAGGTGGAAGTGCGCGAAGCGGCCCGGGCTCCAACCCGGGCCGTTCAGCAGGCGGAAGAGGCCGGGCGGCTCCGGGCAAAGCTCCCGCCGCGGGCCAGGGTGATCGTCCTCGCCAGGGAGGGAACCCAGTGGACCAGCGCCGACCTGGCGCGCCGCGTCGGCCAGTGGGAAACCGAAGGGCGGCCGCTGGCGTTCCTGATTGGCGGTTCCACGGGGCTTGACCCGGACCTCGTGGCCGGGGCCGACGCCCGCTGGAGCCTGGGGGCGCTGACCCTGCCGCACGAACTGGCGCGTGTGGTCGTCGTCGAGCAGCTCTATCGCGCCGGCACGATTCTCCGTGGCGAACCGTACCACAAGGGGAGGTAG
- a CDS encoding lysophospholipid acyltransferase family protein has protein sequence MRIRVPPTLVDWIARPIARAVAASWRFEHVNREAWDGLVDGGTGFACMLWHETLLPLLWHHRKARAVIVVSQARDGQYLSDFAESIGYRLVRGSSSRGAVGALIAAARALEEGAIVALTPDGPRGPRRELKPGVLAAAQRAGVPVLPVYAEVKSAWRLHSWDRFCIPKPFARVRVAYGAPMMVAPGSEQLAAAVSQARLAMDEVERMARWPDGKAIPTD, from the coding sequence GTGAGGATCCGGGTTCCGCCCACGCTCGTCGACTGGATTGCCCGACCCATCGCACGTGCCGTGGCGGCGAGCTGGCGGTTCGAGCACGTGAACCGTGAGGCCTGGGACGGCCTGGTGGATGGCGGGACCGGCTTTGCGTGCATGCTCTGGCACGAGACACTGCTGCCGTTGCTCTGGCACCACCGGAAGGCCCGGGCGGTCATCGTGGTGAGCCAGGCGCGCGATGGACAGTACCTCTCGGATTTTGCCGAATCGATCGGCTACCGGCTGGTGCGCGGGTCGAGTTCGCGGGGTGCGGTTGGGGCGCTGATCGCGGCGGCAAGGGCACTGGAGGAAGGGGCCATCGTGGCGCTTACCCCCGACGGCCCGCGCGGTCCTCGCCGGGAGCTGAAACCGGGGGTGCTGGCCGCGGCCCAGCGTGCGGGTGTGCCGGTCCTGCCGGTCTATGCCGAAGTAAAATCGGCGTGGCGGCTACATTCATGGGACCGTTTCTGCATCCCGAAGCCGTTTGCGAGGGTGCGGGTGGCGTACGGGGCGCCGATGATGGTGGCGCCGGGTTCCGAACAGCTGGCGGCGGCCGTCTCCCAGGCCCGGCTCGCCATGGACGAAGTCGAGAGGATGGCGCGATGGCCCGACGGCAAGGCGATACCCACCGACTGA
- a CDS encoding Glu/Leu/Phe/Val dehydrogenase, which produces MTSVNVRTGQDVVRPDKDTFLSEENPFEAMMSRFDYAAKRLSLDAGLYKVLRNPEKQITVSIPVQRDGGDVEVYTGYRVLYNTSRGPAKGGIRFDMNVTLDEVTALAAWMTWKCAVVNIPFGGAKGGVICDPGTMSMGELERLTRRYTSAIIDTLGPDSDVPAPDVNTNERVMAWIMDTYSMHKRHTVTSVVTGKPVEMGGSLGRREATGRGCMIVTLEALKRHGMPVKGARIAVQGFGNVGSVAADLLAKEGAVIVAVSDKSGGLYNAKGFNVSELLAWVKEHKVLAGFPNGEAVSNEQLLACTCDVLLPAAMENVITSKNAAGIQAKIICEGANGPTTAKADAILEQKGIFVIPDILANAGGVTVSYFEWVQDRSGYFWDEETVNRRLERIMGTAFDEVATMADKHAVNMRIAAYMLSIERVAAVHRLRGMYA; this is translated from the coding sequence ATGACCAGCGTGAACGTGCGTACCGGCCAGGACGTCGTCCGTCCCGACAAGGACACTTTCCTTAGCGAAGAAAACCCCTTCGAAGCGATGATGTCGCGCTTCGACTACGCCGCCAAGCGGCTGAGCCTCGACGCCGGCCTCTACAAGGTCCTGCGCAACCCGGAGAAGCAGATCACGGTCTCGATCCCCGTCCAGCGGGACGGCGGCGACGTCGAGGTCTACACGGGCTACCGGGTCCTCTACAACACGTCGCGCGGCCCCGCCAAGGGCGGCATTCGCTTCGACATGAACGTCACGCTGGACGAGGTGACGGCGCTGGCGGCGTGGATGACCTGGAAGTGCGCGGTGGTCAACATCCCCTTCGGCGGCGCCAAGGGCGGCGTGATCTGCGACCCCGGCACCATGTCGATGGGCGAGCTCGAGCGGCTGACGCGGCGCTATACCTCCGCCATCATCGACACGCTCGGCCCGGACAGCGACGTGCCGGCGCCCGACGTCAACACCAACGAGCGGGTCATGGCGTGGATCATGGACACCTACTCCATGCACAAGCGCCATACCGTCACGTCCGTGGTCACCGGGAAGCCGGTGGAGATGGGCGGCTCGCTCGGGCGCCGCGAAGCGACGGGCCGGGGCTGCATGATCGTGACGCTGGAGGCGCTTAAGCGCCACGGCATGCCGGTCAAGGGCGCGCGCATCGCGGTGCAGGGATTCGGCAACGTCGGCTCGGTGGCCGCGGACCTGTTGGCCAAGGAGGGCGCGGTCATCGTCGCGGTGAGCGACAAGTCCGGCGGGCTGTACAATGCGAAGGGCTTCAACGTCTCGGAGCTGCTTGCGTGGGTCAAGGAGCACAAGGTGCTCGCCGGCTTCCCGAACGGGGAGGCCGTCAGCAACGAGCAATTGCTCGCCTGCACCTGCGATGTCCTCCTGCCCGCGGCGATGGAAAACGTGATCACCAGCAAGAACGCGGCGGGCATCCAGGCCAAGATCATCTGTGAAGGGGCCAATGGCCCGACGACCGCCAAGGCCGATGCCATCCTCGAACAGAAGGGGATCTTCGTCATCCCCGATATCCTGGCCAACGCCGGTGGCGTCACGGTCAGCTATTTCGAGTGGGTGCAGGACCGCAGCGGGTATTTCTGGGACGAGGAGACCGTCAACCGCCGCCTCGAGCGGATCATGGGGACGGCGTTCGACGAAGTGGCGACCATGGCTGACAAGCATGCCGTCAACATGCGCATTGCGGCCTACATGCTCTCCATCGAGCGGGTCGCGGCGGTGCACCGCCTCCGCGGCATGTACGCCTGA
- the bshC gene encoding bacillithiol biosynthesis cysteine-adding enzyme BshC, whose product MRILPTPFAKPEAWPVPHSGGFDPSLLPALIEGPGQEPLRARLAEPGALVVTTGQQPALFTGPLYAVHKALSAAALARLLSAAWKRPVLPLFWVASDDHDFAEANHAAWLRPDGSLHVETLPDRPAEAALRPMSQEPLGRGIGPALDALAADLAAFDGRDEVLHWLRTHFHPGATLGDASGRALAELLAPLGVLCLDGAHPALKAKAAPVVRRALEEAEGIERALVARATALVAEGRDPGVSVGDGATLVMLEGAEGRDRLVRDGEGVAARHGGERYARADVLDLLARAPARFSGNVLLRPVIERAVLPTVAYVAGPGELRYLALAEAVYAHLGVERQLPVPRWSGLLVEPRVDRVLAKFDASLEELLAPDQRLESRVAREHLPPQAMAALEALRAGIESEYGVLESVAGEVDPTLLRPIQGLKGRALQGAAKAEKKLVQHLKRRHETETEQIGRARTAVQPAGRPQERVVIVAPYLARYGPGILPSLLDAMVDWYGSALEGGAPPS is encoded by the coding sequence ATGCGTATCCTGCCCACCCCCTTCGCGAAACCAGAGGCCTGGCCGGTCCCGCACTCGGGAGGCTTCGACCCGTCGCTGCTTCCCGCCCTGATCGAGGGACCCGGACAGGAGCCGCTGCGCGCCAGGCTCGCGGAGCCGGGTGCGCTTGTGGTCACGACCGGTCAGCAGCCCGCGCTCTTCACCGGCCCGCTCTACGCCGTGCACAAGGCGCTCTCCGCCGCGGCGCTGGCGCGCCTCCTCTCCGCGGCGTGGAAGCGGCCGGTGCTGCCGCTCTTCTGGGTGGCCAGCGACGACCACGACTTTGCCGAAGCAAACCACGCGGCCTGGCTCCGCCCCGACGGTTCGCTTCACGTTGAGACCCTGCCGGATCGACCGGCGGAGGCGGCGCTCCGCCCGATGTCGCAGGAGCCGCTCGGTCGGGGCATCGGGCCGGCGCTCGACGCCCTCGCCGCCGACCTCGCCGCCTTCGACGGGCGCGACGAGGTGCTCCACTGGTTGCGCACGCACTTCCATCCCGGCGCCACGCTGGGCGACGCCAGCGGTCGCGCCCTCGCGGAGCTGCTCGCTCCCCTCGGCGTGCTCTGCCTGGATGGTGCGCACCCGGCGTTGAAGGCCAAGGCCGCGCCTGTGGTGCGTCGCGCGCTGGAGGAGGCGGAAGGGATCGAGCGGGCGCTCGTGGCGCGGGCGACCGCCCTGGTGGCGGAAGGGCGTGACCCCGGCGTGTCAGTCGGCGACGGTGCCACGCTCGTGATGCTGGAAGGCGCCGAGGGGCGGGACCGTCTCGTCAGGGACGGGGAGGGTGTCGCGGCGCGGCATGGCGGGGAGCGGTACGCCAGGGCCGACGTGCTCGACCTGCTGGCACGAGCGCCGGCCCGGTTCTCCGGGAATGTGCTGCTCCGCCCGGTCATCGAGCGGGCGGTGCTGCCCACCGTGGCCTACGTGGCGGGGCCGGGAGAACTCCGCTACTTGGCGCTCGCCGAGGCGGTGTACGCCCATCTGGGAGTGGAACGCCAGCTCCCCGTGCCCCGGTGGTCGGGACTGCTGGTGGAGCCAAGGGTGGACCGTGTCCTCGCCAAGTTTGACGCGTCGCTCGAGGAGCTGCTGGCGCCCGACCAGCGGCTCGAGAGCCGGGTGGCGCGGGAGCATCTCCCGCCACAGGCCATGGCTGCGCTCGAGGCACTTCGCGCCGGCATCGAGTCCGAATACGGGGTGCTCGAATCGGTCGCTGGAGAGGTGGATCCGACCCTCCTCCGCCCGATCCAGGGGTTGAAGGGTCGTGCGCTGCAGGGGGCGGCGAAAGCCGAGAAGAAACTGGTCCAGCACCTCAAGAGACGACACGAGACGGAGACGGAACAGATCGGGCGGGCCCGCACCGCGGTCCAGCCCGCAGGCCGTCCGCAGGAGCGGGTGGTGATCGTGGCGCCCTACCTGGCCCGGTACGGGCCCGGAATCCTGCCCTCACTCCTCGACGCGATGGTTGACTGGTATGGCTCCGCCCTTGAAGGCGGGGCCCCTCCCTCGTAA
- a CDS encoding tetraacyldisaccharide 4'-kinase, translating into MARRQGDTHRLIRWLWTSRRFGARLARLGLLPAAGLWRGGMALRGLAFRRGWRTAHDLPRPSVAVGNLTVGGSGKTPIATWIARHYAAQGRRPGILLRGYGADEVLVHRHDVPEAVVVPNPDRMAGAAEAVAGGADVLVLDDAFQRLDVRRDLNVLVVSAETTLAVRWPLPAGPWREGWGAMARADFVVVTRKRATAEAAEALAAEIARTVSVPIARVHLGLHHLEGMLSGVSRPVESLRGERVVAATAIADPDAFVAQVKGTGAQVQVATWKDHYDFRDEDVAWMARAARKADHVVLTAKDAVKLRDRWPASAPEPLVAILNVRFESGGDAFVAALDALVSSQKHSQSP; encoded by the coding sequence ATGGCCCGACGGCAAGGCGATACCCACCGACTGATTCGCTGGCTCTGGACCAGCCGTCGGTTCGGCGCCAGACTGGCGCGCCTTGGGTTGCTGCCGGCGGCCGGGCTCTGGCGGGGCGGCATGGCGCTGCGTGGACTGGCCTTTCGGCGCGGGTGGCGCACGGCGCATGACTTGCCACGTCCCTCGGTCGCCGTGGGGAACCTCACGGTCGGCGGCTCTGGCAAGACGCCAATCGCGACGTGGATCGCCCGACACTACGCCGCGCAGGGGCGGCGACCCGGGATCCTCCTGCGGGGGTATGGCGCCGACGAGGTGCTGGTCCATCGCCACGACGTTCCGGAAGCGGTCGTCGTGCCGAATCCCGACCGGATGGCGGGCGCGGCGGAGGCGGTGGCGGGCGGCGCGGACGTCCTGGTGCTCGACGACGCCTTCCAGCGCCTGGACGTCCGGCGCGACCTCAACGTGCTCGTGGTAAGCGCGGAAACGACGCTGGCAGTGCGGTGGCCACTTCCCGCCGGGCCCTGGCGCGAGGGGTGGGGGGCGATGGCCCGGGCCGATTTCGTCGTGGTGACCCGGAAACGGGCGACTGCCGAGGCCGCCGAAGCGCTGGCGGCGGAGATCGCCCGGACGGTGTCGGTCCCGATCGCGCGGGTACACCTGGGCCTGCACCATCTCGAGGGGATGCTCAGCGGGGTGTCCCGGCCGGTCGAGTCGCTGCGCGGTGAGCGGGTGGTGGCGGCGACGGCGATCGCCGATCCCGACGCCTTCGTGGCGCAGGTCAAGGGCACCGGCGCCCAGGTGCAGGTTGCCACATGGAAGGACCACTACGATTTTCGTGACGAGGATGTGGCCTGGATGGCCCGGGCCGCCCGCAAGGCCGATCACGTGGTCCTGACGGCCAAGGATGCCGTCAAGCTCCGCGATCGATGGCCGGCCAGCGCGCCAGAGCCTCTTGTAGCGATATTGAATGTCAGGTTCGAGTCGGGGGGCGATGCCTTTGTTGCGGCGCTGGACGCCCTCGTGTCATCCCAGAAGCACTCGCAGTCTCCCTGA
- a CDS encoding methyltransferase domain-containing protein — MGLLTRALPWRTGWRVLDVGCGAGRHARALVAAGARPVGLDLSADLLACAKGTGVPLVRADMRHLPVRPRSVDLVVNLFTSFGYFEDDAEHARVLHGFAEVLAPGGWFALDFLNADSVRSGLVTEEVQQLGVGPVRIRRELRDGGRRVVKTMHIPDGRTFVERVRLFQPEELEAMLGDAGLSVESRFGDYHGGPLGPGAPRTILLSRLIA; from the coding sequence GTGGGGCTGTTGACGCGGGCGCTGCCCTGGCGCACGGGGTGGCGGGTGCTGGATGTCGGGTGCGGCGCAGGTCGCCATGCACGCGCCCTGGTGGCGGCCGGTGCCCGGCCAGTGGGGCTCGACCTTTCGGCGGACCTCCTCGCATGCGCCAAGGGCACCGGCGTCCCGCTGGTGCGTGCCGACATGCGCCACCTTCCTGTCCGACCCCGCTCGGTCGATCTGGTGGTGAACCTCTTTACCAGCTTCGGGTACTTCGAGGACGACGCCGAGCACGCGCGGGTGCTCCACGGCTTCGCGGAGGTGCTGGCGCCCGGCGGCTGGTTTGCGCTCGACTTCCTGAACGCCGACAGTGTGCGCAGCGGGCTGGTCACCGAGGAGGTCCAGCAACTCGGCGTGGGTCCGGTGCGGATCCGACGTGAACTCCGGGACGGGGGCCGGCGCGTGGTGAAGACAATGCACATTCCCGACGGCCGGACGTTCGTCGAGCGCGTGCGGCTGTTCCAGCCCGAGGAGCTCGAGGCCATGCTCGGGGACGCCGGTCTGTCCGTCGAGTCCCGCTTCGGCGACTACCACGGCGGGCCCCTCGGCCCGGGCGCCCCGCGCACCATCCTGCTCTCCCGACTGATCGCCTGA